In a genomic window of Nocardia fluminea:
- a CDS encoding acetyl-CoA C-acetyltransferase yields MTSKARSAKSPAKAAKTTRPIAIVGGNRIPFARSDKAYAKASNQDMFTAALDGLVSRFGLQGERLGMVVGGAVLKKVGEHSLIRESVLGSKLSPYTPAHDLQLACGTGLQSIVTVGDAIALGRIESGIGGGADTTSDAPIGVSEDMREWMLTANRARTTKDKVKLVGQLRPSMLGIEIPKNAEPRTGLSMGEHAAITAKEFGVAREAQDELAYLSHKNMAAAYDRGFFDDLITPFLGLTRDDNLRPGSTVEKLSTLKPVFGVKAGDATMTAGNSTPLTDGASAVLLSTDEWAAERNLPVLAHLVDSEVAAVDYIHGPDGLLMAPTYAVARLLARNGLTLQDFDYYEIHEAFASVVLATLAAWESDAYCKERLGLDGALGSIDRSKLNVNGSSLAAGHPFAATGGRIVASTAKMLAEKGSGRALVSICAAGGQGVVAIIER; encoded by the coding sequence GTGACCAGCAAAGCCCGCTCGGCGAAGTCCCCGGCCAAGGCCGCCAAGACCACGCGCCCGATTGCCATCGTTGGCGGCAACCGCATCCCGTTCGCGCGCTCCGACAAGGCCTATGCCAAGGCGTCCAACCAGGACATGTTCACCGCCGCCCTCGATGGGCTCGTCAGCCGGTTCGGCCTGCAGGGCGAGCGCCTGGGCATGGTCGTCGGCGGCGCTGTGCTCAAGAAGGTCGGCGAGCACAGCCTGATTCGCGAGAGCGTCCTCGGCTCGAAGCTCTCGCCCTACACCCCCGCCCACGACCTGCAGCTCGCCTGTGGCACCGGCCTGCAGTCGATCGTCACCGTCGGTGACGCGATCGCGCTGGGCCGGATCGAGTCCGGCATCGGCGGCGGCGCCGACACCACCTCCGACGCGCCGATCGGCGTGAGCGAGGACATGCGCGAGTGGATGCTCACCGCCAACCGCGCCCGCACCACCAAGGACAAGGTCAAGCTGGTCGGCCAGCTGCGCCCCTCGATGCTGGGTATCGAGATTCCCAAGAACGCCGAACCGCGCACCGGCCTGTCGATGGGTGAGCACGCCGCCATCACCGCGAAGGAATTCGGCGTCGCCCGCGAGGCGCAGGACGAGCTGGCCTACCTTTCGCACAAGAACATGGCGGCCGCCTACGACCGTGGCTTCTTCGACGACCTGATCACCCCGTTCCTCGGCCTGACCCGCGACGACAACCTGCGTCCCGGCTCGACCGTGGAGAAGCTGTCGACCCTGAAGCCGGTGTTCGGCGTCAAGGCGGGCGACGCCACCATGACCGCGGGCAACTCCACGCCGCTCACCGACGGCGCGTCCGCGGTGCTGCTGTCCACCGACGAGTGGGCGGCCGAGCGCAACCTGCCGGTGCTGGCCCACCTGGTCGACTCCGAGGTCGCCGCGGTGGACTACATCCACGGCCCCGACGGCCTGCTGATGGCGCCCACCTACGCGGTCGCGCGCCTGCTGGCCCGCAACGGCCTGACCCTGCAGGACTTCGACTACTACGAGATCCACGAGGCCTTCGCCTCCGTGGTGCTGGCCACCCTGGCCGCGTGGGAGTCCGACGCCTACTGCAAGGAGCGCCTCGGCCTCGACGGCGCGCTGGGCTCCATCGACCGCAGCAAGCTCAACGTCAACGGCTCCTCGCTCGCCGCGGGCCACCCGTTCGCCGCGACCGGCGGCCGCATCGTCGCTTCGACCGCGAAGATGCTGGCGGAGAAGGGTTCCGGCCGCGCGCTGGTCTCCATCTGCGCCGCGGGCGGCCAGGGTGTCGTGGCGATCATCGAGCGCTAG
- a CDS encoding alpha/beta hydrolase: MLTALGVIALSVAAIGPAGADGSRLDRIERPGQRQQTLHVYSASMDRVIPLQVITPHDTSAPRPTLYLLNGAGGGEDIANWYNQTDIVQFFADKNVNVVTPAAGAFSYYTDWQRDDPKLGRNKWQTFLTEELPPIIDATLGTTGVNAIAGLSMSATAVLNLAIAAPDRYRAVGSYSGCASVDDPISRAYIDFVLARGGADPANMWGPPGDPAWRANDAYLNAERLRGKAIYLSSANGLPGAAETLPPGATPGKVIGMTDQILLGGAIEAAANQCTQRLAARLAELNIPAHTEFRPAGTHTWRYWEQDLHNSWPLIAAAIAAG; this comes from the coding sequence CTGCTGACCGCGCTCGGCGTCATCGCGCTGTCGGTCGCCGCCATCGGGCCCGCGGGCGCGGACGGATCGCGGCTGGATCGGATCGAGCGGCCCGGCCAGCGGCAGCAGACGCTGCACGTGTACTCCGCGTCGATGGACCGGGTGATCCCGTTGCAGGTCATCACGCCGCACGACACCAGCGCGCCGCGTCCGACGCTGTATCTGCTCAACGGTGCGGGCGGCGGCGAGGACATCGCGAACTGGTACAACCAGACCGACATCGTGCAGTTCTTCGCCGACAAGAACGTCAACGTCGTCACTCCGGCGGCGGGCGCGTTCTCGTACTACACCGACTGGCAGCGCGACGATCCGAAGCTCGGCCGCAACAAATGGCAGACCTTCCTCACCGAGGAACTCCCGCCGATCATCGACGCCACCCTGGGCACCACCGGCGTGAATGCCATCGCGGGCCTGTCGATGTCGGCCACGGCGGTCCTCAACCTGGCCATCGCCGCCCCCGACCGCTACCGCGCCGTCGGCTCCTACAGCGGCTGCGCCTCGGTCGACGATCCGATCAGCCGCGCCTACATCGACTTCGTCCTCGCCCGCGGTGGCGCCGACCCCGCCAACATGTGGGGCCCGCCCGGTGACCCGGCCTGGCGCGCGAACGACGCCTACCTCAACGCGGAACGCTTGCGCGGCAAGGCGATCTACCTGTCCAGCGCGAACGGACTTCCCGGCGCGGCCGAGACCCTCCCGCCCGGCGCGACGCCGGGAAAAGTCATCGGCATGACCGATCAGATCCTCCTCGGCGGCGCCATCGAGGCCGCCGCGAACCAGTGCACCCAGCGTCTCGCCGCTCGCCTCGCGGAACTGAACATCCCCGCCCACACCGAATTCCGCCCGGCAGGCACCCACACGTGGCGGTACTGGGAACAAGACCTGCACAACTCCTGGCCGCTGATCGCCGCCGCGATCGCCGCCGGCTGA